A single window of Nocardia sp. NBC_01327 DNA harbors:
- a CDS encoding bifunctional uroporphyrinogen-III C-methyltransferase/uroporphyrinogen-III synthase, translating into MSRATKKHPGRILFVGSGPGDPALLTVRAREVIARAELAFTDPDVDKGVLALIGSAAEPGPDGELPVDVRPALGDPAEVAKTLIAEARNGFDVVRLVSGDPLTTDSVIQEVNAVTRSHLMFEVLPGLSAGTTVPAYAGIELGSSHTEVDVRGEVDWAAVAAAPGPLVLHATSGHLAETASALVEHGMAPQTPVAVTVRGTTRQQRTIDATLATLNNAASEMVGPLVVTVGKEVEKRAKTSWWESRALYGWTVLVPRTKEQAGEMSEKLVMHGAIPMEVPTIAVEPPRSPAQMERAVKGLVDGRYQWVVFTSTNAVRAVWEKFGEFGLDARAFSGVKIACVGEATAEKVRSFGINPELIPSGEQSSEGLLADFPPYDDVFDPVNRVLLPRADIATETLAEGLRDRGWEIDDVTAYRTVRASPPPAETREMIKTGGFDAVLFTSSSTVRNLVGIAGKPHARTIVACIGPKTAETAIEFGLRVDVQPEIAQVGPLVESLAEHAAHLRAEGLLPPPRKKSRRSR; encoded by the coding sequence ATGAGCCGAGCGACGAAGAAGCACCCCGGCCGGATCCTTTTCGTTGGGTCAGGACCGGGCGATCCGGCGCTGTTGACTGTGCGTGCACGCGAGGTAATCGCGCGCGCCGAGCTGGCGTTCACAGATCCCGATGTCGACAAGGGTGTGCTCGCCTTGATCGGCAGCGCCGCCGAGCCGGGCCCCGACGGGGAGCTTCCCGTCGATGTGCGCCCCGCGCTGGGCGACCCGGCCGAGGTGGCCAAGACGCTGATCGCGGAGGCCCGCAACGGCTTCGACGTGGTGCGCCTGGTCTCCGGTGACCCGCTGACCACCGATTCGGTGATCCAGGAGGTCAATGCGGTGACCCGCTCGCACCTGATGTTCGAGGTGCTACCGGGGCTGTCGGCCGGGACCACGGTGCCCGCCTACGCCGGTATCGAGCTGGGCTCGAGCCACACCGAGGTCGATGTGCGCGGTGAGGTGGACTGGGCGGCCGTCGCGGCCGCACCCGGCCCGCTGGTGCTGCACGCCACCTCGGGTCACCTGGCCGAGACCGCCAGTGCGCTGGTGGAACACGGTATGGCGCCGCAGACTCCGGTCGCGGTGACGGTGCGCGGCACCACGCGTCAGCAGCGCACGATCGATGCCACGCTGGCGACCTTGAACAACGCGGCCTCGGAGATGGTCGGCCCGCTCGTGGTCACCGTCGGTAAAGAGGTCGAGAAGCGCGCCAAGACCTCGTGGTGGGAGTCGCGTGCCCTGTACGGCTGGACCGTACTGGTGCCGCGGACCAAGGAGCAGGCCGGCGAGATGAGCGAGAAGCTCGTCATGCACGGCGCCATCCCCATGGAGGTCCCGACCATCGCCGTCGAGCCGCCGCGCAGCCCCGCGCAGATGGAGCGTGCGGTCAAGGGTCTGGTCGACGGCCGCTACCAGTGGGTGGTGTTCACCTCCACCAACGCGGTGCGCGCGGTGTGGGAGAAGTTCGGCGAATTCGGTTTGGACGCACGGGCTTTCTCCGGTGTGAAGATCGCCTGCGTGGGCGAGGCCACCGCGGAGAAGGTGCGCTCGTTCGGCATCAATCCGGAGCTGATCCCCAGCGGTGAGCAGTCCTCCGAGGGCCTGCTGGCCGACTTCCCGCCCTACGACGACGTTTTCGACCCGGTGAACCGGGTGCTGCTGCCGCGCGCCGATATCGCCACCGAAACGCTGGCCGAGGGTCTGCGCGACCGCGGCTGGGAGATCGACGATGTCACCGCGTACCGCACCGTGCGTGCGTCCCCGCCCCCGGCGGAGACCCGCGAAATGATCAAGACCGGCGGTTTCGACGCGGTGCTGTTCACCTCGTCCTCCACCGTCCGGAATCTGGTCGGCATCGCCGGTAAACCGCACGCCCGCACCATCGTTGCCTGCATCGGCCCGAAAACCGCCGAAACAGCCATCGAATTCGGCCTGCGCGTAGACGTGCAGCCCGAAATCGCCCAGGTCGGCCCCCTCGTCGAATCCCTCGCCGAGCATGCCGCCCACCTGCGCGCCGAGGGCCTGCTGC